The following coding sequences lie in one Scatophagus argus isolate fScaArg1 chromosome 9, fScaArg1.pri, whole genome shotgun sequence genomic window:
- the plekha8 gene encoding pleckstrin homology domain-containing family A member 8: MEGMLYKWTNYISGWQPRWFVLHGGTLSYYDSQEDAWKGCKGSIKISVCEIQVHSSDSTRVDLTIPGEQYFYLRAINAAERQKWLVALGTAKACLTDNRTKREKELQENTEALKTKMSELRLYCDLLLQQVNKIKENDELGDTAETGIDTGNMVKSTCTTFLKTLEECMQIANRTFSPDMATQTPPGSPPVAAIKPQKIKPVNHLNQNLGEKWIWRDLGETSGEATAHEKQSLDSGAEGPDEPDRPEHYFSPSDTDETNGKSAAHEEPVDPTSHTTQKTSEIEQYNQPAEGVQENEVDDQKETEEEQKHRLDQSQEQDNNNKEAVVLPQHQQEAFPDQEKGQPEGETCTDSTEPEDTEQVDTFFSTMSHRFSDIRLDDDNGIPTQEFLDSCYAIVPVLDKLGSTVFAPVKMDFVGNIKKIHQKLMSDPESFPTLQSIVLHEVRTDVAQVRNSATEALLWLRRGLKFLKEFLSEVNAGQQDIQGALNNAYGKTLRQYHGWVVRGVFALALRAAPSYQSFSAALVSREGDELKSGFTSGMHRDLGLYLPAMETQLAILDSLYEEYNLESDEVV, encoded by the exons atgGAGGGAATGCTGTATAAATGGACCAATTACATAAGCG gttGGCAACCTCGTTGGTTTGTGCTTCATGGAGGAACTTTGTCTTACTATGACTCACAAGAAGACGCCTGGAAAGGTTGCAAGGGCAGCATTAaaatttcagtgtgtgaaatcCAAG TCCATTCCTCTGATTCTACACGAGTTGACCTGACTATACCAGGAGAGCAGTACTTTTACCTCAGAGCCATTAATGCAGCTGAGAGGCAGAAATGGCTGGTGGCACTGGGAACAGCCAAAGCTTGCCTTACAGACAACcgaacaaagagagaaaaag AGCTCCAGGAGAACACAGAGGCACTGAAAACCAAGATGTCAGAACTCAGATTGTACTGTGACCTTCTTCTACAACAAGTAAACAAGATCAAGGAGAATGATGAGCTAGGAGACACAGCGGAG ACAGGAATAGACACGGGAAATATGGTGAAGTCTACGTGCACCACTTTTCTTAAGACTCTAGAGGAATGCATGCAGATAGCAAATCGTACATTCAGTCCAGACATGGCAACACAGACTCCACCAGGATCTCCTCCAGTAGCAGCAATCAAACCTCAGAAG aTTAAACCTGTCAACCATTTAAATCAAAACCTTGGAGAAAA ATGGATATGGAGAGATTTAGGTGAAACCTCAGGAGAAGCAACTGCACATGAGAAACAGAGCCTTGACTCTGGAGCAGAGGGACCAGATGAGCCAGATAGACCAGAGCACTATTTTTCCCCATCAG ACACTGACGAGACCAATGGCAAAAGCGCAGCCCATGAGGAGCCAGTTGATCCTACTTCACACACTACCCAGAAGACCTCTGAGATTGAACAGTATAACCAACCAGCAGAGGGAGTTCAGGAAAATGAAGTTGACGATCAaaaggagacagaagaagagcagaagcacAGACTGGACCAAAGTCAAGagcaagacaacaacaacaaggaagCTGTTGTCCTGCCTCAGCACCAACAGGAAGCTTTTCCAGACCAAGAAAAGGGTCAGCCTGAAGGCGAGACCTGCACAGATTCAACAGAGCCAGAAGACACAGAGCAGGTGGACACGTTCTTCAGCACAATGAGCCACAG ATTTAGTGATATAAGACTGGACGACGACAATGGTATCCCTACTCAAGAGTTTTTGGACTCATGCTATGCAATAGTACCTGTATTAG ACAAGCTGGGGTCCACAGTGTTTGCACCAGTTAAAATGGATTTTGTTGGAAATATTAAG AAAATTCACCAGAAGCTGATGTCAGACCCCGAGAGCTTCCCCACACTACAGTCCATCGTGCTGCATGAAGTCCGGACAGATGTCGCCCAGGTGCGCAACTCGGCCACTGAGGCTCTGCTGTGGCTCAGACGAGGCCTGAAGTTCCTCAAGGAGTTCCTGTCAGAGGTCAATGCAGGACAACAAGACATCCAGGGAGCGCTAA ACAATGCCTATGGAAAGACCCTTCGGCAGTACCACGGATGGGTCGTGAGAGGAGTATTTGCT TTGGCACTGAGGGCTGCCCCATCTTATCAAAGCTTCAGTGCTGCATTGGTGTCAAGAGAAGGCGATGAGCTGAAAAGCGGCTTCACCAGCGGCATGCACAGGGACCTGGGACTGTACCTGCCTGCCATGGAGACGCAGCTGGCCATACTAGATTCCCTGTATGAAGAATACAACCTAGAGTCTGATGAAGTGGTGTGA
- the fkbp14 gene encoding peptidyl-prolyl cis-trans isomerase FKBP14 isoform X1, with protein MILFPVCSIMSSLFVFVTAGKLPEPEVKIEVIHKPFMCYRKSKYGDMLLVHYDGFLESNGTMFHSSRKDGDKNPVWFTLGTREVISGWDKGLQNMCTGERRKLTVPPSLAYGKEGKGKIPPSSTLIFDIELMDIQNGPRSHESFREMDLNDDWKLSRQEVKEYLKKEFEKHGYSPNDTHHEVMVDDIFKNEDEDQDGFISTREFVYQHDEL; from the exons ATGattctttttcctgtttgttcgATAATGTcctcactgtttgtgtttgtcactgcGGGGAAACTGCCAGAGCCAGAAGTGAAAATTGAAGTTATACATAAACCCTTCATGTGTTACCGTAAGTCAAAATATGGAGACATGCTTCTTGTTCATTACGATGGATTCTTGGAGAGTAATGGCACCATGTTTCATTCCAG CCGCAAAGATGGAGATAAAAATCCAGTGTGGTTCACTCTTGGGACCCGAGAGGTGATCAGTGGTTGGGATAAGGGTCTGCAGAACATGTGTACAGGAGAGCGCAGGAAGCTGACCGTCCCTCCATCTCTGGCATATGGCAAGGAAGGAAAAG GGAAGATCCCTCCAAGCAGCACCCTAATTTTTGACATTGAGCTCATGGACATCCAAAATGGTCCCAGGTCACATGAGTCCTTCCGAGAGATGGATCTAAATGATGACTGGAAGCTCTCCAGGCAGGAG GTGAAAGAGTACCTGAAGAAAGAATTTGAGAAACATGGATACTCACCTAATGACACCCATCATGAAGTGATGGTGGACGACATTTTCAAAAACGAGGATGAAGATCAAGATGGTTTTATATCTACGAGGGAATTTGTCTACCAACACGATGAGCTGTAA
- the fkbp14 gene encoding peptidyl-prolyl cis-trans isomerase FKBP14 isoform X2, protein MCYRKSKYGDMLLVHYDGFLESNGTMFHSSRKDGDKNPVWFTLGTREVISGWDKGLQNMCTGERRKLTVPPSLAYGKEGKGKIPPSSTLIFDIELMDIQNGPRSHESFREMDLNDDWKLSRQEVKEYLKKEFEKHGYSPNDTHHEVMVDDIFKNEDEDQDGFISTREFVYQHDEL, encoded by the exons ATGTGTTACCGTAAGTCAAAATATGGAGACATGCTTCTTGTTCATTACGATGGATTCTTGGAGAGTAATGGCACCATGTTTCATTCCAG CCGCAAAGATGGAGATAAAAATCCAGTGTGGTTCACTCTTGGGACCCGAGAGGTGATCAGTGGTTGGGATAAGGGTCTGCAGAACATGTGTACAGGAGAGCGCAGGAAGCTGACCGTCCCTCCATCTCTGGCATATGGCAAGGAAGGAAAAG GGAAGATCCCTCCAAGCAGCACCCTAATTTTTGACATTGAGCTCATGGACATCCAAAATGGTCCCAGGTCACATGAGTCCTTCCGAGAGATGGATCTAAATGATGACTGGAAGCTCTCCAGGCAGGAG GTGAAAGAGTACCTGAAGAAAGAATTTGAGAAACATGGATACTCACCTAATGACACCCATCATGAAGTGATGGTGGACGACATTTTCAAAAACGAGGATGAAGATCAAGATGGTTTTATATCTACGAGGGAATTTGTCTACCAACACGATGAGCTGTAA
- the chn2 gene encoding beta-chimaerin isoform X1, whose translation MAASSNSSLSGSSVSSDPEDYQPPIWKSYLYQLQQEAPRPKRITCPHEMESRPKYYGREFHGVISREYADELLAGVEGAYLIRESQRQPGTHTLALRFGHQTLNYRLFYDGKHFVGEKRFESVHDLVTDALITLYIETKAAEYIAKMTTNPIYEHLGYTSLLKDKMVHRLNRGRTEPRRVTFQRDERISSPLVRRSALKDTPDKQCSYEKIHNFKVHTFRGPHWCEYCANFMWGLIAQGVRCSDCGLNVHKQCSKLVPSDCQPDLRRIKKVFSCDLTTLVKAHNTTRPMVVDMCIQEIELRGMKSEGLYRVSGFSEHIEDVRLAFDRDGEKADISASAYADINIIAGALKLYLRDLPIPVITFDLYSKFIQAAKIPDADSRLEAIHESLLQLPPAHYETLRYLMAHLKRVTLFEKDNLMNAENLGIVFGPTLMQPPELNALTTLNDMRQQKLVVQLMIEHEDVLF comes from the exons ATGGCAGCATCCAGTAACTCAAGCCTCTCAGGTTCATCTGTGTCCTCTG ACCCTGAGGATTACCAACCACCCATATGGAAGTCCTACT TGTACCAGCTACAGCAGGAAGCCCCGAGACCAAAGAGGATCACATGTCCTCATGAG ATGGAGAGCAGACCCAAATACTACGGCAGAGA atttcATGGCGTGATCTCTCGAGAATATGCAGATGAGCTGCTGGCAGGAGTAGAGGGTGCTTACCTCATCAGGGAGAGCCAAAGACAGCCAGGGACACACACCTTGGCCTTAAG GTTTGGGCACCAGACTCTCAACTACCGATTGTTCTATGACGGGAAGCACTTCGTCGGGGAGAAGAGGTTTGAGTCGGTCCACGACCTTGTGACAGACGCTCTCATCACTCTCTACATCGAGACCAAGGCGGCTGAGTACATTGCCAAAATGACCACCAACCCTATCTATGAGCATCTTGGTTACACCTCGCTGCTCAAGGACAAGATGGTGCACAGGCTGAACCGTGGACGCACGGAACCACGTAGGGTCACCTTCCAGAGGGATGAAAGG ATCTCCTCACCCCTGGTGCGACGGAGTGCCTTGAAAGACACACCGGACAAGCAGTGCTCCTATGAAAAGATACACAACTTCAAG GTACACACGTTTCGAGGGCCACACTGGTGTGAGTATTGTGCCAACTTCATGTGGGGCCTCATCGCACAGGGTGTCCGCTGCTCAG ACTGTGGGCTGAATGTACACAAACAGTGCTCCAAACTGGTTCCCAGCGACTGCCAGCCGGACCTGCGCAGGATAAAGAAAGTGTTTAGCTGTGACCTCACCACGCTTGTCAAAGCTCATAACACGACACGACCCATGGTGGTGGACATGTGCATTCAGGAGATAGAGTTGAGAG GTATGAAATCTGAAGGTCTCTACAGAGTGTCTGGCTTCTCAGAGCACATAGAGGATGTGAGGCTTGCCTTTGACCGAG aTGGTGAAAAGGCTGACATCAGTGCCAGTGCCTATGCAGACATCAACATCATCGCTGGTGCTTTGAAGCTCTACTTAAGAGACCTTCCCATTCCAGTCATTACGTTTGACTTGTACTCAAAATTTATCCAAGCTGCGA AAATTCCAGATGCTGATTCCAGACTGGAGGCCATCCATGAGAGTTTGCTGCAGCTCCCCCCAGCCCACTACGAGACCCTACGTTACCTGATGGCTCACCTCAAGAG GGTGACACTGTTCGAAAAGGACAATTTAATGAATGCTGAGAACCTTGGGATTGTTTTTGGTCCAACACTTATGCAGCCACCAGAGCTGAATGCCTTGACTACCTTGAACGACATGAGGCAGCAGAAGCTGGTGGTGCAGCTTATGATAGAGCATGAAGATGTCTTATTCTGA
- the chn2 gene encoding beta-chimaerin isoform X2 → MESRPKYYGREFHGVISREYADELLAGVEGAYLIRESQRQPGTHTLALRFGHQTLNYRLFYDGKHFVGEKRFESVHDLVTDALITLYIETKAAEYIAKMTTNPIYEHLGYTSLLKDKMVHRLNRGRTEPRRVTFQRDERISSPLVRRSALKDTPDKQCSYEKIHNFKVHTFRGPHWCEYCANFMWGLIAQGVRCSDCGLNVHKQCSKLVPSDCQPDLRRIKKVFSCDLTTLVKAHNTTRPMVVDMCIQEIELRGMKSEGLYRVSGFSEHIEDVRLAFDRDGEKADISASAYADINIIAGALKLYLRDLPIPVITFDLYSKFIQAAKIPDADSRLEAIHESLLQLPPAHYETLRYLMAHLKRVTLFEKDNLMNAENLGIVFGPTLMQPPELNALTTLNDMRQQKLVVQLMIEHEDVLF, encoded by the exons ATGGAGAGCAGACCCAAATACTACGGCAGAGA atttcATGGCGTGATCTCTCGAGAATATGCAGATGAGCTGCTGGCAGGAGTAGAGGGTGCTTACCTCATCAGGGAGAGCCAAAGACAGCCAGGGACACACACCTTGGCCTTAAG GTTTGGGCACCAGACTCTCAACTACCGATTGTTCTATGACGGGAAGCACTTCGTCGGGGAGAAGAGGTTTGAGTCGGTCCACGACCTTGTGACAGACGCTCTCATCACTCTCTACATCGAGACCAAGGCGGCTGAGTACATTGCCAAAATGACCACCAACCCTATCTATGAGCATCTTGGTTACACCTCGCTGCTCAAGGACAAGATGGTGCACAGGCTGAACCGTGGACGCACGGAACCACGTAGGGTCACCTTCCAGAGGGATGAAAGG ATCTCCTCACCCCTGGTGCGACGGAGTGCCTTGAAAGACACACCGGACAAGCAGTGCTCCTATGAAAAGATACACAACTTCAAG GTACACACGTTTCGAGGGCCACACTGGTGTGAGTATTGTGCCAACTTCATGTGGGGCCTCATCGCACAGGGTGTCCGCTGCTCAG ACTGTGGGCTGAATGTACACAAACAGTGCTCCAAACTGGTTCCCAGCGACTGCCAGCCGGACCTGCGCAGGATAAAGAAAGTGTTTAGCTGTGACCTCACCACGCTTGTCAAAGCTCATAACACGACACGACCCATGGTGGTGGACATGTGCATTCAGGAGATAGAGTTGAGAG GTATGAAATCTGAAGGTCTCTACAGAGTGTCTGGCTTCTCAGAGCACATAGAGGATGTGAGGCTTGCCTTTGACCGAG aTGGTGAAAAGGCTGACATCAGTGCCAGTGCCTATGCAGACATCAACATCATCGCTGGTGCTTTGAAGCTCTACTTAAGAGACCTTCCCATTCCAGTCATTACGTTTGACTTGTACTCAAAATTTATCCAAGCTGCGA AAATTCCAGATGCTGATTCCAGACTGGAGGCCATCCATGAGAGTTTGCTGCAGCTCCCCCCAGCCCACTACGAGACCCTACGTTACCTGATGGCTCACCTCAAGAG GGTGACACTGTTCGAAAAGGACAATTTAATGAATGCTGAGAACCTTGGGATTGTTTTTGGTCCAACACTTATGCAGCCACCAGAGCTGAATGCCTTGACTACCTTGAACGACATGAGGCAGCAGAAGCTGGTGGTGCAGCTTATGATAGAGCATGAAGATGTCTTATTCTGA
- the cpvl gene encoding probable serine carboxypeptidase CPVL → MRLWGETLGFLLLWTCLDSAHSRSCSSFFCRKSHRVSGLHGVDPGSPLFLTPYLERGAIDEARKLSLVGHLPGANVKSYAGYLTVNKTFNSNLFFWFFPALEAGQDKAPVLLWLQGGPGGTSMFGLFVEHGPYVVYKNLTVGLRDYAWTMRYSVLYIDNPVGTGFSFTDDDRGFAQNQDDVGRDLYSALTQFFQLFPEYQSNEFYATGESYAGKYVPAISYYIHKNNPTAKVKINLIGMAIGDGLCDPELMLGGYGEFMYQTGMIDELQRQYVDQQTDLGVKLINQQKWVEAFQVFDSLLNGDVEPYPSFFQNATGCTNYFNYMTCREPEDQEYFSQFVTLPAVRLAIHVGNLTFHDGSEVEKHLLQDVMKSIKPWLGVLMDNYRVLIYSGQLDVIVAAPLTERFLPTVNWTGAAEYKKAPRFHWKVQPSDTEVAGYVRQVGEFFQVIIRGGGHILPYDQPARSFDMIDRFLSTRGWI, encoded by the exons ATGAG GCTGTGGGGGGAAACTCTGGGTTTCCTCTTACTGTGGACCTGTCTGGACTCAGCACATTCACGGAGCTGCTCGTCGTTTTTCTGCCGAAAATCTCACCGTGTCAGCGGCCTTCATGGAGTCGACCCCggttctcctctctttctcactccttACCTGGAGAGGGGCGCCATAGATGAAG CCAGGAAACTGAGTCTGGTGGGGCATCTGCCAGGTGCAAACGTCAAGAGTTACGCCGGGTACCTCACTGTCAACAAAACATTCAACAGCAACCTCTTCTTTTGGTTCTTCCCTGCACTCG AGGCAGGCCAGGATAAAGCTCCGGTCCTGCTCTGGCTCCAAGGTGGACCCGGTGGCACATCCATGTTTGGTCTCTTTGTGGAACATGGACCATATGTGGTGTATAAGAACTTGACTG ttggttTAAGGGATTATGCTTGGACAATGAGATATTCAGTTTTGTACATTGACAATCCG GTTGGAACAGGTTTCAGCTTCACTGATGATGACAGGGGTTTTGCTCAGAATCAGGATGATGTTGGCAGAGATCTGTACAG cgCTTTAACACAGTTCTTCCAGCTCTTTCCCGAGTATCAGTCAAATGAGTTCTATGCAACTGGGGAG TCTTATGCAGGAAAGTATGTTCCTGCCATTTCTTACTACATCCATAAAAACAACCCTACTGCCAAAGTGAAGATAAACTTAATTGGAATGGCTATTGGTGATGGACTCTGTGATCCAGAACTG atgCTGGGTGGTTATGGTGAGTTCATGTACCAAACAGGCATGATAGATGAACTTCAGAGACAGTATGTGGACCAGCAGACAGATCTTGGGGTTAAACTCATCAACCAGCAGAAGTGGGTGGAGGCTTTTCAG GTTTTTGATAGTTTGCTGAATGGCGACGTGGAACCGTATCCCTCCTTCTTCCAAAATGCTACAGGCTGCACCAATTACTTCAACTACATGACGTGTCGG GAGCCTGAAGACCAGGAGtatttctctcagtttgtgACTCTCCCGGCGGTTCGACTTGCCATCCATGTGGGGAACCTGACATTCCATGATGGCTCGGAGGTGGAGAAGCACCTTCTGCAGGATGTCATGAAGAGCATCAAACCATGGCTGGGGGTGCTCATGGACAACTATAGG GTCTTAATCTACAGTGGTCAGCTGGATGTGATTGTAGCAGCCCCACTGACTGAGAGGTTCCTTCCTACCGTCAACTGGACTGGGGCAGCTGAGTACAAAAAAGCCCCACGCTTCCACTGGAAGGTTCAGCCCAGCGACACAGAAGTGGCAGGTTACGTAAGACAAGTGGGAGAGTTTTTCCAG GTCATCATCCGAGGAGGGGGACACATTCTGCCTTACGACCAACCAGCGAGGTCCTTTGACATGATCGATAGATTCCTTTCAACACGGGGCTGGATATGA